A genome region from Nicotiana tabacum cultivar K326 chromosome 13, ASM71507v2, whole genome shotgun sequence includes the following:
- the LOC107818606 gene encoding protein ABA AND ROS SENSITIVE 1, giving the protein MDKRALYRAKLKEQKQKRIDSPLVRYNEHDQPVCRVCDIVLKSESQWPGHQASRKHHEAINNLKANAAAVKSPNTVRSEPPKELPKPKSELPEGVSRKEPEASVGLSKPRASSMLPPNFFDNQETKRPKIEKDSARLGDHVSNRHAPVSDQTEVEETSLSRSSMQGLSSSKNADTRSTENQRSGENGPMSKLSSGSDAKQVKGALPAGFFDNKDADLRARGITPVKPDVKDEYKEFEKLIQEDLKEVDNRLEEEEVDAAEMIEEEVAVEQRGYRERLEMLRRKKMELKAANSSLGSKENKVVDKESSDDESSSDGDSDENLTVDWRAKHL; this is encoded by the exons GTACAATGAGCACGATCAGCCTGTATGTAGAGTGTGTGACATTGTTCTGAAATCTGAATCACAGTGGCCTGGACATCAAGCTTCTCGTAAACATCATGAG GCCATAAATAATCTCAAAGCTAATGCTGCTGCAGTGAAAAGCCCAAACACTGTAAGAAGCGAGCCTCCAAAGGAGTTGCCTAAACCCAAGTCTGAACTTCCTGAGGGCGTAAGCCGTAAAGAACCTGAAGCTTCTGTTGGATTGTCCAAGCCTCGTGCATCATCTATGCTTCCTCCCAATTTTTTTGATAATCAAGAGACAAAGAGGCCAAAAATTG AGAAAGATTCGGCTAGGTTGGGAGACCACGTATCAAACAGACATGCTCCAGTTTCAGATCAAACTGAAGTGGAGGAAACGTCGTTGTCAAGGTCTAGCATGCAGGGCTTATCTTCTTCCAAGAATGCTGACACTAGAAGCACAGAAAATCAGCGATCTGGTGAAAATGGGCCAATGTCAAAACTGAGTTCTGGTTCAGATGCTAAGCAGGTCAAAGGAGCTCTCCCTGCAGGTTTCTTTGATAACAAAGATGCTGACTTACGTGCTCGTGGtattacaccagtcaaaccagaTGTCAA GGATGAGTACAAAGAATTTGAGAAGTTAATCCAAGAAGACTTAAAAGAGGTTGACAACCGTTTAGAAGAAGAAGAG GTTGATGCTGCAGAAATGATTGAAGAGGAAGTAGCTGTTGAACAGAG GGGCTATCGGGAAAGACTGGAGATGTTGAGGAGGAAGAAGATGGAACTTAAGGCTGCTAATTCTTCGTTAGGCAGCAAAGAAAATAAGGTTGTAGATAAGGAGTCCAGTGATGATGAATCATCAAGTGATGGTGACAGTGATGAGAATCTTACCGTGGACTGGAGGGCTAAACATTTGTGA